A stretch of [Clostridium] innocuum DNA encodes these proteins:
- a CDS encoding PTS system mannose/fructose/sorbose family transporter subunit IID, giving the protein MVEQKKDRITKTTEPLTKKEIDTIWRRFYNAYGVAGSFDALSGPNFLWGLEPLFDKYYDNDKKCEELLKHYKFFNTENIFGSVIYGIVTAMEEAKALGKDVDDELIQSTKTSLMGPMAGIGDALNPGLIVPLLLSIAITLSTGGSILGAVFYIIVYNLVVILISKVLFYSGYRLGLDSIQTLIGEASNKIRDSFLLLGTTIMGGIAASYVGINLLVTYPSGNDQVSLQGLLDGIFPKLLPLLLVLGCWQLMAKKNVSVVKMILILIIAVFVLAAIGII; this is encoded by the coding sequence ATGGTTGAACAAAAAAAAGATAGAATTACAAAAACGACGGAGCCGTTGACAAAAAAAGAAATTGATACTATTTGGCGCAGATTCTATAACGCATATGGCGTAGCTGGATCATTTGATGCATTGTCAGGTCCAAACTTTCTTTGGGGATTGGAACCACTATTTGATAAATACTATGATAATGATAAAAAATGTGAAGAGTTGTTAAAACATTATAAATTCTTCAATACAGAAAATATTTTTGGTAGTGTGATTTATGGAATTGTTACTGCTATGGAAGAAGCAAAAGCATTAGGGAAAGATGTTGACGATGAGCTTATACAATCTACAAAAACATCTTTAATGGGACCGATGGCCGGAATCGGAGATGCACTTAATCCAGGATTAATTGTTCCATTATTATTATCTATTGCAATTACATTATCAACTGGAGGATCTATTCTTGGAGCTGTCTTCTATATAATAGTATATAATTTAGTTGTAATATTGATATCAAAAGTGTTGTTTTATAGTGGCTACAGACTTGGATTAGATTCAATACAAACTTTGATAGGAGAAGCATCTAATAAAATCAGAGATTCATTTTTGTTATTAGGTACAACAATTATGGGTGGTATTGCCGCAAGTTATGTAGGAATTAATTTACTTGTTACATATCCTAGCGGTAATGATCAAGTTTCTTTACAGGGATTATTAGATGGAATTTTTCCTAAACTATTACCACTATTGCTTGTTTTAGGATGTTGGCAATTGATGGCTAAAAAGAATGTTTCTGTTGTTAAAATGATTCTAATACTGATTATAGCAGTGTTTGTTTTAGCAGCTATTGGAATTATTTGA
- a CDS encoding PTS sugar transporter subunit IIC — protein sequence MFVIQCIIISLLCAVSGNAFPLLGNLKRPLSGNSLGWYTLGRPLIGGTICGIILGDIKAGVELGIGVQLVYLAVVTPGGAVGLDVSFMAYPVIAIGILGKLDAGATIAIASGIGVLGSFTFTAQAAVGSMIKGIYTKALADHDYKSFVKKFWLYNQTIYFALRFIPSFIAIYFGAQYIGDFMEMLPQFVSNGMNALGGILPAVGIAALLTTTIHNKFFIIFFLVGFTLVVFMNINIIGLTFIAAGIAYLYYIGSDKGTTYTNNTLTVEEEEVL from the coding sequence ATGTTTGTAATTCAATGTATTATAATTTCATTACTTTGTGCAGTTAGTGGAAATGCATTCCCGTTGCTTGGCAATTTAAAACGTCCGTTATCAGGTAATTCTTTAGGATGGTATACGTTAGGTAGACCGTTAATTGGTGGTACTATATGTGGAATTATTTTAGGAGATATAAAAGCTGGTGTCGAATTAGGAATTGGGGTACAGCTCGTTTATTTAGCAGTTGTAACGCCAGGAGGAGCTGTTGGTTTGGATGTCTCATTTATGGCTTATCCTGTTATCGCAATAGGTATCTTAGGAAAGTTGGATGCAGGCGCAACAATTGCCATTGCATCTGGAATCGGTGTATTGGGGTCATTTACCTTTACTGCACAAGCTGCGGTGGGAAGTATGATTAAAGGAATTTATACAAAGGCATTAGCTGATCATGACTATAAAAGCTTTGTAAAAAAATTCTGGCTATATAATCAAACAATATATTTCGCACTACGCTTTATCCCGTCTTTTATCGCAATTTATTTTGGGGCACAATATATTGGAGATTTTATGGAGATGTTACCTCAGTTTGTATCAAATGGAATGAATGCATTAGGCGGAATCCTTCCAGCAGTTGGTATTGCAGCGTTATTAACAACAACGATTCATAACAAGTTCTTTATTATCTTTTTCCTTGTTGGATTCACCTTGGTTGTATTTATGAATATAAATATCATCGGATTAACATTTATCGCAGCTGGAATAGCATATTTATATTATATAGGTAGTGATAAGGGAACAACTTATACAAATAACACACTTACGGTAGAAGAAGAGGAGGTATTATAA
- a CDS encoding PRD domain-containing protein, with the protein MIENTKKEIYSYVKSISNRITIDNITLFSTANIANELKLSRNLVSQYLNQLHKEYKLIKINTRPVYFLDFETLTMKYQLVDLKWEYLSIEEIFNVLNNAKEKYADFNKAIGKDNSLSYCIEQAITAVTYPSNGLPILIFGESGSGKTFISSLISEYALNNKIIQKGEDIIYVNCMRYQNNSINFIKLINKIIEQEKKRKLIITFDDIHLLETEAIEKILAILEGKSSAFHTTAISHQYILTCSTRLDENIRQKLTARIPIILNLPSLDERLLNEKKNFIQYFFTEEEKKIKYKISISNHVLNLLINFNFIDNINGLRNAIQLSVANAYVKMNPNSSTEMNVFVHNLPDLLISSRTIDTIKDEETNMIRINKDFNTTQTNETLNFFNTMLETYIAFSENTLSFNGFISQCFRKISDYYEYLMFDNKYSNSRIKAIENVTNTIVNEIEDTYHLYFPATFQHALASSIFTRLQMHSKFMSFEEQNAKLIESFYQTVCETLSKEAIIADEITNLTFLKLDFKMSNLEKIIITLSIHVYNHNIHNTETLGIIIAHGYLSASSIADTTNSLLGYHLFESCDMPLTMQMPEVAEKVKKLMNVKRNVRNLVLMVDMGSLEHLGENLDSLYNINIGIVNNISTGLAINIGQKILANVSLEHIMKESCNEHLINYKIIINTKRDKAVLFTSENGNIINERLVDLFKKSLPRKTGIHIIPYDYKTLLDEGDKSFIFNSHEILFICGTLNPNVTSVPFIGLDSFLNTSELSKIASILYSYMNKTELIQFQENLLLNFSMQNVVGYLTILDAQNVIKTVNTALAVLQKKLHIKMDFSTSIGLIIHISCMIERLVTHTAVEAEIDFKDINDNQKHYLSIILESLKSISYTYGVKIPMNEALYIYDYINEFLNDSDIAV; encoded by the coding sequence ATGATTGAAAATACAAAAAAAGAGATTTATTCCTATGTAAAGAGCATCAGTAATCGCATAACAATAGATAATATCACTTTATTTTCCACTGCTAATATCGCCAATGAATTAAAGCTTAGCAGAAACTTAGTCAGTCAATATTTAAACCAGCTTCATAAGGAATATAAATTGATCAAGATTAATACACGTCCAGTGTATTTCCTAGATTTTGAAACACTGACAATGAAATACCAATTAGTTGACTTAAAATGGGAATATTTAAGTATTGAAGAGATATTTAATGTATTAAATAATGCAAAAGAAAAATATGCGGACTTCAATAAAGCCATAGGAAAAGATAATAGCCTCTCTTATTGTATTGAACAAGCAATCACAGCTGTAACCTATCCTTCTAATGGGTTGCCTATTCTCATTTTTGGTGAAAGTGGTAGTGGCAAAACTTTCATTAGTTCCTTAATTAGTGAATACGCATTAAATAATAAAATCATCCAAAAAGGAGAAGACATTATTTATGTCAATTGCATGCGATATCAAAACAACTCTATTAATTTTATTAAATTAATAAATAAGATTATTGAACAAGAAAAAAAACGGAAACTGATTATCACATTTGATGATATACATTTATTGGAAACTGAGGCTATTGAAAAAATTTTAGCTATCCTTGAGGGTAAAAGTTCTGCTTTTCATACAACAGCAATTTCTCATCAATACATACTGACTTGTTCAACTAGACTAGATGAGAATATTCGCCAGAAATTAACAGCAAGAATTCCTATCATTCTAAATTTACCATCTCTTGATGAACGTTTATTAAACGAGAAAAAAAATTTTATTCAATACTTCTTCACTGAAGAGGAGAAAAAAATTAAATATAAAATTTCAATAAGCAATCATGTATTGAACTTATTAATAAACTTTAACTTCATAGATAATATCAATGGCTTAAGAAATGCTATTCAACTCAGTGTCGCTAATGCCTACGTTAAAATGAATCCCAATTCGTCTACAGAAATGAATGTTTTTGTTCACAACTTGCCTGATCTTCTAATTTCAAGCCGGACGATAGATACAATTAAAGATGAAGAAACAAACATGATTCGTATAAATAAAGATTTTAATACTACTCAAACCAATGAGACACTTAACTTTTTTAATACAATGCTTGAAACTTATATTGCATTCTCTGAAAACACTTTAAGTTTTAATGGTTTTATATCTCAATGTTTCCGTAAAATAAGTGATTACTATGAATATTTAATGTTTGATAATAAATATTCAAATTCAAGAATAAAGGCTATCGAAAATGTGACTAACACAATCGTTAATGAAATTGAGGATACCTATCACTTATACTTTCCAGCAACATTTCAGCATGCATTAGCATCTTCAATCTTTACAAGGTTACAAATGCATTCCAAATTTATGTCATTTGAAGAACAAAATGCTAAATTAATTGAATCATTTTATCAAACTGTCTGTGAAACCTTATCTAAAGAAGCCATCATCGCCGATGAAATTACAAATTTAACTTTCTTGAAATTAGATTTTAAGATGAGTAATCTTGAGAAAATTATCATTACCTTAAGTATTCATGTATATAATCACAATATTCATAATACAGAAACACTTGGAATTATCATTGCACACGGTTATCTCAGCGCTTCCTCAATTGCTGATACTACAAATAGCTTATTAGGCTATCACCTATTTGAATCCTGCGATATGCCTCTAACGATGCAAATGCCAGAAGTAGCTGAAAAGGTAAAAAAATTGATGAATGTAAAACGAAATGTGAGAAATCTTGTTCTTATGGTAGATATGGGATCTTTAGAACACTTAGGTGAAAATCTCGATTCTCTTTATAATATAAATATTGGTATTGTAAATAATATATCAACTGGATTAGCCATAAATATTGGTCAAAAAATTCTTGCTAATGTTTCGCTAGAACATATTATGAAAGAGTCTTGTAATGAACATTTAATAAATTACAAAATTATCATAAATACTAAGCGAGATAAAGCTGTCTTATTTACAAGCGAAAACGGGAATATAATTAACGAAAGACTTGTTGATCTCTTTAAGAAAAGTCTACCAAGAAAAACTGGTATTCATATTATTCCATACGATTACAAAACCTTACTTGATGAAGGCGATAAAAGCTTTATATTTAACAGTCACGAAATTCTATTCATATGTGGTACCTTAAACCCAAATGTTACTTCTGTACCCTTCATAGGTTTAGATTCCTTCTTAAATACAAGTGAGCTATCAAAAATCGCTTCCATCTTATATTCGTATATGAATAAAACAGAGCTTATTCAATTTCAAGAGAATCTTTTATTAAATTTCTCAATGCAGAATGTAGTCGGCTATCTTACAATCCTGGATGCACAAAATGTAATAAAAACAGTAAATACAGCATTGGCTGTTCTTCAAAAGAAGTTACATATAAAAATGGATTTTAGCACCTCTATAGGATTAATTATTCATATAAGTTGTATGATAGAAAGATTAGTTACTCACACTGCTGTAGAAGCAGAGATTGATTTTAAGGATATTAATGACAATCAAAAACATTATTTATCCATCATCCTAGAATCGCTAAAAAGTATAAGTTATACATATGGTGTTAAAATTCCTATGAATGAAGCTCTTTATATTTATGATTACATAAATGAATTTCTTAACGATTCCGATATAGCTGTATAA
- a CDS encoding PTS sugar transporter subunit IIB, with protein MITLYRIDDRLVHGQTMIKLLPNYPCDGIIIVNDEIAKNEQMKAIYQSVLPSTVKLHVFDVTKASKKLEEAQKSGKKYYIITKNVTDYERLYELGWVVKEPITVSCCSKKENSIAINNGFFLLPEEIRTYNRLDDLGYEFEIMTMVSKVPSSWKSFKKKFNNY; from the coding sequence ATGATTACTTTGTATAGAATTGACGATCGATTAGTTCATGGGCAGACGATGATTAAACTGTTACCCAATTACCCTTGTGATGGTATCATCATTGTGAATGATGAAATAGCTAAAAATGAGCAAATGAAAGCTATTTATCAAAGTGTACTGCCTAGTACTGTAAAATTGCATGTTTTTGATGTAACTAAAGCATCAAAAAAACTGGAAGAAGCACAGAAGTCAGGAAAAAAGTATTATATTATAACTAAAAATGTAACTGATTATGAACGTCTGTATGAATTAGGATGGGTTGTAAAGGAACCAATTACTGTAAGCTGTTGTAGTAAAAAAGAAAATTCAATTGCAATTAATAATGGCTTCTTTTTATTACCAGAAGAAATTAGAACATACAATCGATTAGATGATTTAGGTTATGAATTTGAAATCATGACGATGGTATCTAAAGTTCCATCAAGTTGGAAGAGTTTTAAGAAAAAGTTTAATAACTATTAA